CGAGGCCGGTGAGGAACTCGGTGATCGCCTGCGGGGTCTGGGTGATGGTGAGGAAATAGCCGAAACACAGCGCGCCGATCAGCACGGTGAACACCGCGGCCGCGGTGCGTGTCGCCTGCAGCAGCGATTGCAGGATGCCGTCGCGGGTCAGCTTGCCGCGCGCGATGCCGATCAGGAAGGCGCCGACGGCACCGACCGCGCCAGCCTCGGTCGGGATGAAGAACCCGCCATACAGCCCGCCGATCACGAAGATGAACAGCAGCAGCGGCGACCAGACGTCGCGGAACGCCAGCATCCGGTCGCGCCACGAACTGCGCGGGGCGGTCGGCAGATAGCCCGGCCGCGCCACGCCGATCACCGCGATGGTGATCATGTGCATGATGATCGCCAGCAGGCCGGGAACGATGCCGGCCATGAACAATTTGCCGATGTCCTGCTGGGTGATGATGCCGTAGACCGCGAGCACGGTCGAGGGCGGCAGCATCGCGCCCAACGTGCCGCCGACCGCGATCACCCCGGTGGAGAAGGATTGCGGATAATTGTAGCGCCGCATTTCCGGATAGGCGACCGAGGAGAACGTCGCCGCCGTCGCCACCGACGAGCCGGAGATCGCCGCGAAGCCGCCGCAGGCCGCGATGGTGGCGATACCGAGGCCGCCGCGCCAATGCCCGACGAAGGTGTAGCCGGCGCGGAACAATTCGCGGCTGATGCCCGACACCGACACGAAGGCGCCCATCAGCAGGAACATCGGGATCACGCCGAAGGAATAGTCGGTGACCGTGCGCATCGTGGTCTGGCCGATCAGCTTCAGCGCCGGCTCGAAGCCGGTGAGATAGCCGAAGCCGGTGATGCCGACGAGCCCCATCGCCATGCCGATCGGCACGCGCAGCAGCATCAGCGCGAACAGGCTGACGAAACCGATCAGCGCCACCACGTCGTTGTCCATGGTCATTCCACCGGCTTGAATTTGGGGTCGTGCAGTTCGTCCGGATGGAAGATCAGCCGCCAGGTTCGAATCGCGATCAGCACGACGGCCGCGACGTCGCCGAGCCAGGCGACGAGAAAGAACGGCCAGATCGGCATTTGCAGGTCCATGGTGACGATGTGGTCGGCCCTGGTCGTCACCACCTTGTCGAACAGCGTGTAGGTCTGCACCGTGACGACGAACAGCAGCACCAGCGTCGCGAACACGTCGATCCAGCGCTGCGCCCGGGGGCCGACATTGCCCCACAGCAGATCGACGGTGATGTGGGTGCCGCGATAGGACGTCGCCGCGATCCCCCAGAAGATCAGGATGCCGAGCAGGAACTGGCCGACATTGTAGTAATCGGGGATCGTCACCGAGAAGAATTTGCGCATGAACACCGCGAGGAAGGTGTTCAGGGCGACGACGCCGACGAAGAACGCCGCGATCCATTCGATCACGTCGATGAAGCGATCCATGCCGTTCTTCGGAAACCGCCGCGTCGGCAGCGCGCCGGGCAGACGATTGGTCAGTCTGTCGAAATCGGAGGTCATGGGGCGAAGGTCATGGGGCGAACGTTGTCATCATCGGAACGGGAAAGGAGCCGTCACCCTGAGGCGCCGGCGCGCAGCGACGGCCTCGAAGGGCGACGGCGGCCGTTGCCATCCTTCGAGGCTCGCGCCGATGGCGCGAGCCTCGAAGGATGACGCCGGAGCCTTACAGCCCGGCGTCGTACTTCTTCAGCGCGGCCTTGAGTTCGCCATCGATGGCAGCGGCGTCGCCACCCGCCTTCTTCACCGCCTCGGCCCAGCTCGTGTGCAGGGGCTCGGTCGCCTTCTTCCATTCGGCGAGTTGTTCGGCCGTCAGCGGATACACCTCGTGGCCTTCCAGCGCCTTCATCTTGGTGCGGCCGTTGGCCTCGAAATCGACCCACGGGTCGGTAACCTTGGAGGCCCATTCCGGCGTGCAATGATCGTCGATCACCTTCTTC
The DNA window shown above is from Rhodopseudomonas palustris HaA2 and carries:
- a CDS encoding TRAP transporter small permease, whose amino-acid sequence is MDRFIDVIEWIAAFFVGVVALNTFLAVFMRKFFSVTIPDYYNVGQFLLGILIFWGIAATSYRGTHITVDLLWGNVGPRAQRWIDVFATLVLLFVVTVQTYTLFDKVVTTRADHIVTMDLQMPIWPFFLVAWLGDVAAVVLIAIRTWRLIFHPDELHDPKFKPVE
- a CDS encoding TRAP transporter large permease → MDNDVVALIGFVSLFALMLLRVPIGMAMGLVGITGFGYLTGFEPALKLIGQTTMRTVTDYSFGVIPMFLLMGAFVSVSGISRELFRAGYTFVGHWRGGLGIATIAACGGFAAISGSSVATAATFSSVAYPEMRRYNYPQSFSTGVIAVGGTLGAMLPPSTVLAVYGIITQQDIGKLFMAGIVPGLLAIIMHMITIAVIGVARPGYLPTAPRSSWRDRMLAFRDVWSPLLLFIFVIGGLYGGFFIPTEAGAVGAVGAFLIGIARGKLTRDGILQSLLQATRTAAAVFTVLIGALCFGYFLTITQTPQAITEFLTGLGLGPYGVLALILVMYLVLGCVMDAMAMVILTVPIVFPVITSLGFDPIWFGVIVVVTVELGLISPPVGMNVFVIKSVIKDVSMGTVFRGVAPFVVTDVIRLVILILFPILATWLPQRMVG